One genomic segment of Natrialbaceae archaeon AArc-T1-2 includes these proteins:
- a CDS encoding ArsA family ATPase, with the protein MSGLDVEPAEGDEEAGDNTIEVTPTESVDDERETVDVEDDGGSIDGPEYVLYGGKGGVGKTTMAAATALDSARRGVRTLVVSTDPAHSLSDAFDTDVGTKPEPIHETYPLFGVEIDPDAALEEGAAIFGGADESGDGGWDGDDATAAWDDDTGNADPMGGPGAGGPMGGLGGDGPMGGLGEMLGEDSPMEAMFGGTMPGADEAAAMQTLLEYLDDDRFDRVVVDTAPTGHTLRLLQLPEIMDSMVGRIMTMRQRIGSMLEGVKGMFGGETPDEGDDLEDLEELRDRIERLRAALRDPNRTDFRIVLVPEEMSVYESERLESQLSEFDIPVGTVVVNRVMEPLADVTDDVDDEAFLSPDLDECEFCQRRWDVQQAALAEAQDLFRGVEVKRVPLFADEVRGEDHLEVVAACLR; encoded by the coding sequence ATGAGTGGACTCGACGTCGAACCGGCCGAGGGAGACGAGGAGGCAGGCGACAACACGATCGAGGTGACGCCGACGGAGTCCGTCGACGACGAGCGCGAGACGGTCGACGTCGAGGACGACGGCGGGTCGATCGACGGCCCCGAGTACGTCCTCTACGGCGGGAAAGGCGGCGTCGGAAAGACGACGATGGCCGCCGCGACCGCGCTCGACAGCGCCCGACGGGGCGTGCGCACGCTCGTGGTCTCGACCGACCCGGCTCACTCGCTGTCGGACGCGTTCGACACCGACGTCGGCACGAAACCGGAGCCCATCCACGAGACGTATCCGCTGTTCGGGGTCGAGATCGATCCCGACGCCGCCCTCGAGGAGGGGGCAGCGATCTTCGGCGGCGCGGACGAGTCGGGAGACGGGGGGTGGGACGGTGACGACGCGACCGCGGCGTGGGACGACGATACGGGAAACGCCGATCCGATGGGCGGTCCCGGCGCGGGCGGTCCGATGGGCGGACTCGGCGGTGACGGGCCGATGGGCGGACTCGGCGAGATGCTCGGCGAGGACTCCCCGATGGAGGCGATGTTCGGCGGCACCATGCCCGGTGCCGACGAGGCAGCGGCGATGCAGACGCTGCTCGAGTACTTAGACGACGACCGGTTCGACCGCGTGGTCGTCGATACGGCCCCGACGGGACACACCCTCCGACTGCTCCAGTTACCCGAGATCATGGACTCGATGGTCGGCCGAATCATGACGATGCGCCAGCGCATCGGGAGCATGCTCGAGGGCGTGAAGGGGATGTTCGGCGGGGAGACACCCGACGAGGGCGACGACCTCGAGGACTTGGAGGAGCTTCGCGATCGCATCGAGCGGCTCCGGGCCGCCCTGCGCGATCCGAACCGGACCGATTTTAGGATCGTTCTCGTCCCCGAGGAGATGAGCGTCTACGAGTCCGAACGCCTCGAATCCCAGCTCTCCGAGTTCGACATCCCGGTCGGAACCGTCGTCGTCAACCGCGTGATGGAGCCGCTCGCGGACGTCACCGACGACGTCGACGACGAGGCGTTTCTCAGCCCCGACCTCGACGAGTGTGAGTTCTGTCAACGTCGCTGGGACGTCCAGCAGGCCGCGCTCGCCGAGGCACAGGATCTCTTCCGGGGGGTCGAGGTCAAACGCGTCCCGCTGTTCGCCGACGAAGTCCGCGGCGAGGACCACCTCGAGGTCGTCGCGGCCTGTCTGCGCTGA
- a CDS encoding amidohydrolase: MTEAADLILRNAEVHTLADPDETHEAVAIRDGEIVAVDSDYEIDFLEGVETDVIDCERGVVLPGFVDAHTHVEALGRQLVHADLSSAEGREDALARLRAAADPDREWILGFGYDESEWDDTAYLTRDDLDRVSDDRPVVAMRVDLHTASVNGVALERLRASLPADDLEYEDGEPTGVVVEAATEVVREAIAPDVEETHELVAEALSHAAARGVTCVHDKVRDSHAPRVYRELDAAGDLDVRVRIDYWRDHLESAIDVGLATNAGSGFVRTGAIKTFTDGSIGGRTAKLSEPYADVPETEGRNDCGQWVLAPDELASLVERADDAGYQLSIHAIGDEAIDETVRLLEDADDPEAMRHRIEHAELAGDEAIERMAESGIVASMQPNFHRWADEGGLYDRRLGAKRRRRSNRFRTMLEAGVPLAFGSDCMPLDPLLGVHHAVNAPVEEQRLSVTEALRAYTHGAAYAGFDEDRLGTVEPGKRADLVVLEASPWEQPERIEEIDVATTLIDGDVVYDGR; the protein is encoded by the coding sequence ATGACCGAGGCTGCCGATCTGATTCTGCGAAACGCGGAGGTGCACACGCTGGCCGACCCCGACGAGACTCACGAGGCGGTCGCGATCCGAGATGGCGAGATCGTCGCCGTCGACAGCGACTACGAGATCGATTTTCTCGAGGGCGTCGAGACCGACGTGATCGACTGCGAGAGAGGGGTCGTCCTGCCAGGGTTCGTCGACGCACACACGCACGTCGAGGCGCTGGGTCGCCAGCTGGTCCACGCCGACCTCTCGAGTGCGGAGGGACGCGAGGACGCGCTCGCCCGGCTCCGAGCGGCGGCCGACCCGGACCGCGAGTGGATCCTCGGCTTCGGCTACGACGAGAGCGAGTGGGACGACACAGCGTATCTCACCCGTGACGACCTCGATCGGGTCAGCGACGACCGACCCGTCGTCGCGATGCGGGTGGACCTCCACACCGCCTCGGTGAACGGCGTCGCCCTCGAGCGGCTCCGTGCGTCCCTGCCCGCGGACGACCTCGAGTACGAAGACGGCGAACCCACCGGCGTCGTCGTCGAGGCGGCCACCGAGGTCGTCCGGGAAGCGATCGCACCCGACGTCGAGGAGACGCACGAACTCGTCGCCGAAGCGCTCTCTCACGCGGCCGCACGCGGCGTCACCTGCGTCCACGACAAGGTCCGCGATTCGCACGCCCCGCGGGTCTACCGCGAGCTCGACGCCGCAGGCGACCTCGACGTCCGAGTCCGGATCGACTACTGGCGCGATCACCTCGAGAGCGCGATCGACGTCGGTCTCGCGACGAACGCGGGCAGCGGGTTCGTCCGGACGGGCGCGATCAAGACGTTCACCGACGGCTCGATCGGCGGCCGGACGGCGAAGCTCTCGGAGCCGTACGCGGACGTCCCGGAAACCGAGGGCCGCAACGACTGCGGTCAGTGGGTCCTCGCTCCCGACGAACTCGCCTCGCTCGTCGAGCGGGCCGACGACGCGGGCTATCAGCTGTCGATCCACGCCATCGGCGACGAGGCGATCGACGAGACCGTCCGTCTCCTCGAGGACGCCGACGATCCAGAAGCGATGCGCCACCGGATCGAACACGCCGAACTCGCGGGAGACGAGGCGATCGAACGCATGGCCGAGTCGGGCATCGTCGCCTCGATGCAGCCGAACTTCCACCGGTGGGCCGACGAGGGCGGACTCTACGACCGGCGGCTGGGAGCGAAGCGTCGGCGACGGTCGAACCGCTTTCGGACGATGCTCGAGGCGGGCGTTCCCCTCGCCTTCGGCTCCGACTGCATGCCACTGGATCCGTTGCTCGGCGTCCACCACGCGGTCAACGCTCCCGTCGAGGAGCAGCGACTGTCGGTGACGGAGGCGTTGCGGGCGTACACCCACGGGGCGGCCTACGCCGGCTTCGACGAGGACCGACTGGGGACGGTCGAACCGGGCAAGCGAGCCGACCTGGTCGTCCTCGAGGCCTCGCCGTGGGAGCAGCCGGAGCGGATCGAGGAGATCGACGTGGCGACGACGCTGATCGACGGCGACGTCGTCTACGACGGTCGGTGA
- a CDS encoding rhodanese-like domain-containing protein — MSKITPAELDERRSRDEYVVLDIRPRKTYQRAHIDGSVNVPVYDDLKSGDEETLRQNLEKVPEHKTVVTVCKAGVTARKATNVLEEEGYEATTLAGGMRRWRGYENGTLGYRLRSLLGKLAP; from the coding sequence ATGAGCAAGATTACTCCAGCGGAACTAGACGAGAGGCGATCGCGCGACGAGTACGTCGTCCTCGACATCCGGCCTCGGAAGACGTATCAGCGCGCACACATAGACGGCAGCGTCAACGTGCCGGTCTACGACGACCTGAAAAGCGGAGACGAGGAGACGCTACGACAGAACCTCGAGAAGGTCCCCGAGCACAAGACGGTCGTCACCGTCTGCAAGGCCGGCGTCACGGCACGCAAAGCGACGAACGTACTCGAAGAGGAGGGGTACGAGGCGACGACGCTGGCCGGCGGAATGCGACGCTGGCGTGGCTACGAGAACGGGACGCTGGGATACCGACTGCGGTCGTTACTCGGGAAGCTGGCTCCCTGA
- the hmgA gene encoding hydroxymethylglutaryl-CoA reductase (NADPH), producing MTTTDPADLADRVADGDLRIHELEDHADHDVAAEARRLVLERETDATLETVADYSFEAKRAEPNIENMIGAAQVPMGVAGPVGIDGSAADGAYYLPLATTEGALLASVNRGLSVIRAAGGATARVTKTGMTRAPVFRVDGVAEAAATVEWVDDNVEPLREAAESTTSHGELLGVEPYVVGDSVYLRFAYDTKDAMGMNMATIATREACDLVEAETPADLVALSGNLCSDKKPAAINAVEGRGRSVTADVVIPGELLEDRLHTTAGGIVEANTRKNLTGSAKAGSLGFNAHAANVVAAAFLATGQDEAQVVEGANAITTMDTREGEGGTTDLYASVSLASLEVGTVGGGTKLPTQREALETIGLAGGGDPPGSNADALAEVIAVGALAGELSLLAALSSRHLASAHEDLGR from the coding sequence ATGACCACGACCGATCCCGCAGACCTCGCCGACCGTGTCGCCGACGGCGATCTCCGGATCCACGAACTCGAAGACCACGCCGACCACGACGTCGCCGCCGAGGCGCGTCGACTGGTGCTCGAACGCGAGACCGACGCCACCCTCGAGACCGTCGCCGACTACAGCTTCGAAGCGAAACGGGCCGAGCCGAACATCGAGAACATGATCGGCGCGGCGCAGGTGCCGATGGGCGTCGCGGGACCGGTCGGCATCGACGGCAGCGCCGCAGACGGCGCGTACTACCTCCCGCTCGCGACGACCGAGGGGGCGTTGCTCGCGTCGGTTAACCGCGGCCTCTCCGTTATCCGCGCGGCCGGCGGCGCGACCGCCCGCGTCACCAAGACGGGGATGACCCGCGCGCCCGTGTTCCGGGTCGACGGCGTCGCCGAGGCGGCCGCGACTGTCGAGTGGGTCGACGACAACGTCGAGCCGTTGCGAGAGGCAGCCGAGTCGACGACGAGTCACGGCGAACTGCTCGGGGTCGAGCCGTACGTCGTCGGCGACTCCGTCTACCTCCGGTTCGCCTACGACACCAAAGACGCGATGGGGATGAACATGGCCACCATCGCGACCCGGGAGGCCTGTGACCTCGTCGAGGCCGAGACCCCCGCCGACCTCGTGGCGCTGTCGGGCAACCTCTGTTCGGACAAGAAACCCGCCGCGATCAACGCCGTCGAGGGCCGGGGCCGGTCGGTAACGGCCGACGTCGTGATTCCCGGGGAGTTGCTCGAGGACCGACTCCACACGACCGCCGGGGGCATCGTCGAGGCGAACACCCGCAAGAACCTGACCGGGAGCGCCAAAGCCGGCAGCCTCGGGTTCAACGCCCACGCCGCGAACGTCGTCGCCGCGGCCTTCCTCGCGACCGGCCAGGACGAGGCCCAGGTCGTCGAAGGGGCAAACGCCATCACGACGATGGACACGCGCGAGGGCGAAGGTGGGACGACCGATCTCTACGCCTCCGTCTCGCTCGCCTCGCTCGAGGTCGGCACCGTCGGCGGCGGGACGAAACTGCCCACACAACGGGAAGCGCTCGAGACGATCGGCCTCGCAGGCGGCGGCGATCCACCCGGCAGCAACGCCGATGCGCTGGCGGAGGTGATCGCCGTCGGCGCACTCGCCGGCGAACTCTCCTTGCTCGCGGCGCTTTCCTCGCGACACCTCGCGAGCGCACACGAGGATCTCGGGCGGTAA